A single Lacerta agilis isolate rLacAgi1 chromosome 10, rLacAgi1.pri, whole genome shotgun sequence DNA region contains:
- the LOC117054036 gene encoding translation initiation factor IF-2-like: MKKAGAGGRGRLLHSPGVRHVQGVYSRRGWGVWRRAKAAGSPSSRSLPGPELSGGEGPADALRDPGPAPRRQFPRPPRPTNLPFRAQRGQRRPVGGAIRGRRVAGGTGCTSPLPGEEEEESRSKSRICAPHHHAVGGEDIPPGPGTLVAVSALRADGLPGRPDAPPGAGPLPPRPVGEIRGRQPCGRSPPRPLGGRQAQDKQSDWLLHMRRGASLTANQSATDYVGLFFLGMGFT; the protein is encoded by the exons ATGAAGAAGGCTG GGGCTGGGGGGAGAGGGCGGCTTCTGCACAGCCCGGGCGTGCGGCACGTGCAAGGCGTGTACAGCCgtcgggggtggggtgtgtggaggcGTGCAAAGGCAGCAGGGAGCCCCTCCTCACGCTCCCTCCCCGGCCCCGAGCTTTCAGGAGGGGAGGGGCCGGCCGATGCGCTCCGAGACCCTGGACCGGCCCCGCGACGCCAGTTCCCACGGCCGCCCCGTCCAACAAACCTTCCCTTCCGGGCGCAGCGGGGTCAGCGCCGCCCCGTCGGAGGAGCCATAAGAGGCAGGCGCGTGGCCGGCGGAACGGGCTGCACGTCTCCGCTGccgggagaggaagaggaggagagccg GAGCAAGTCCCGGATCTGTGCCCCCCATCACCATGCAGTGGGTGGTGAAGATATACCTCCTGGGCCTGGTACTCTCGTTGCTGTCTCTGCTCTTCGGGCTGATGGGCTTCCTGGGAGACCTGATGCCCCTCCAGGGGCTGGACCCCTGCCTCCCCGGCCGGTGGGTGAAATCAGAGGGCGGCAGCCTTGCGGACGGAGTCCCCCCAGGCCTCTCGGGGGACGACAAGCTCAGGACAAGCAAAGTGACTGGCTCCTACACATGAGACGAGGGGCTTCGCTGACGGCAAACCAAAGTGCCACGGAttatgtgggtttgttttttttagggatgGGGTTTACGTAG